The DNA window GCTCGGCGCGGACAGCAGCACGGCTTCGACCTCGACGCTCGAGACGTTCTCCCCGCCCCGGTTGATGATGTCCTTGAGCCGGTCGACGATGTGCACGCGGCCGGCGTCGTCGACGCGCACGACGTCGCCGGTGTGCAGCCAGCCGTCCACGATCGTGGCCGAGGTGGCCTCCGGGCGGTTCCAGTAGGAGCCGGTCACGTTGGCCCCGCGTGCCACCAACTCACCCGTCATCGGGTCGTCGCCGGCGGCGATCACCCCGAGGTCCACCGAAGGCACCGCGTAGCCAACCGAGTCGGCGTGCGCGACGGCGTCGGCGTCGGGCAGCACGGTCAGCAGCGAGGCCGTCTCGGTCATGCCGTAGCCGTTGAACACCGTGGCGGCCGGGAACGCGTCCTGCACCGACCGCACCAGCGACGGCGCGATCGGCGCGCCGCCGTAGCCCACCCACCGGACCGCGGAAACGTCCGCAGCCCGGAAGTTGCCGTGCCGCAACAGCAGCGAGTAGATGGCGGGCACGGTCACCAGGAAGGAGATCCGCTCGGCGGCCAGGGCGACGAGGAACCCGTCGAGGTCGAGGGTGGGCATGATCACCGCCGCCCCGCCCACGCGGGCGGCCACCAAAAGCTGCGAGTTGCAACCGGTCACGTGGAACAGCGGCACCGAGATGAGCGTGCGCAGCGCCTCGCCCAGGTCGGCCGGCTCGCCCATGCTGCGCAGCATGTTCTCGGTGTTGGTCAGGAAGGCCTCGTGCGTGGTGGGCACCCCCTTGGGGTGATCGGTGGTGCCCGACGTGTAGAACAGGGCGGCGGTGTCGGTATGCCGCAACTGGTGCGTCACATACGGTTCGCCGTCGGGGAGCGGCGTCTGTGGCGCCAGCTCCATCCGCGCACCCGAGTCGGACAGCACGAACGCGACCTCGGGTGGCGCCGAGCGCGTATTGACCGGCACCGCAACGCCACCGGCCATCACGGTGCCCCAGAACGCCAGCACCCAGTCGATCCCGGCGGCGTAGCGCAGCGCGACGCGGTCCCCCGGTTGCAGACCGTCGGCGTGCAGCCCGCCGGCCACGCGCGCGGCACGGCGCCACAACTGCCGGTAGGTCAGCCGTTCGCCGCCCAGTTCGACCACCGCCTCGCCGTTGGGGCGGTTGTCGACCTGCTCGGCGAGCATGTCGAGCAGCGTGGCGGGCAGGCGGTCGTAGCGCGGGATGCCGTCGGCGCCGCGGGAGACGCCCGTCGTCGCGAATGGGTTGTGAGTGCGGGGAATCTCGGTCACTGCAGGCATGCCCGCTCCTTAATATCCGCCTCGCCTATCGTGATGGCGGTGACGATCGAGGATTCCGCCATCATGCCCGAGGCGTTCTTCACTGTCGACGGCGACTCCTACCTGCCCGGCGCGCTGACGCGCGGGCCGTGGGGCGGCGCCATGGGCGGT is part of the Mycobacterium sp. HUMS_12744610 genome and encodes:
- a CDS encoding class I adenylate-forming enzyme family protein, producing the protein MPAVTEIPRTHNPFATTGVSRGADGIPRYDRLPATLLDMLAEQVDNRPNGEAVVELGGERLTYRQLWRRAARVAGGLHADGLQPGDRVALRYAAGIDWVLAFWGTVMAGGVAVPVNTRSAPPEVAFVLSDSGARMELAPQTPLPDGEPYVTHQLRHTDTAALFYTSGTTDHPKGVPTTHEAFLTNTENMLRSMGEPADLGEALRTLISVPLFHVTGCNSQLLVAARVGGAAVIMPTLDLDGFLVALAAERISFLVTVPAIYSLLLRHGNFRAADVSAVRWVGYGGAPIAPSLVRSVQDAFPAATVFNGYGMTETASLLTVLPDADAVAHADSVGYAVPSVDLGVIAAGDDPMTGELVARGANVTGSYWNRPEATSATIVDGWLHTGDVVRVDDAGRVHIVDRLKDIINRGGENVSSVEVEAVLLSAPSVADACVLAVPDDVMGEKVGAVLFGGPDTVDVAAVMDHCREQLADYKVPQYVTVVDSALPRNPGGKLLKSRLREQVRWGEPWR